A region of Cardinium endosymbiont of Sogatella furcifera DNA encodes the following proteins:
- a CDS encoding Smr/MutS family protein: MPISIGSYVRIKNQTTIGEVVDIRLDKVLISVGKLHFYLPFQAVEHVDPPPSMPTKARQSNLGTMCTPSMQTDPMLDLHGFNKAQALLALEKFLDRSLLLGHSRLKIIHGQGKGILRNAIRDYLSNHPLVKSITLQSPIHCMAGMTLIEI, translated from the coding sequence ATGCCCATTTCGATTGGCAGCTATGTACGGATTAAAAATCAAACTACTATAGGTGAAGTAGTGGATATACGTTTAGATAAAGTATTGATTTCTGTTGGCAAGCTGCACTTTTATCTTCCTTTTCAAGCTGTTGAACATGTGGATCCTCCTCCATCTATGCCAACAAAAGCTAGGCAATCCAATCTTGGTACAATGTGCACACCCTCCATGCAAACCGATCCGATGCTTGATTTACATGGCTTCAACAAAGCGCAAGCATTGTTGGCATTAGAAAAATTTCTAGATCGTTCATTACTATTGGGTCATAGTCGATTAAAAATCATCCATGGACAGGGCAAAGGCATTTTGCGTAATGCCATACGAGACTACTTAAGCAACCACCCCTTAGTAAAAAGCATCACCCTGCAAAGCCCTATACATTGTATGGCCGGTATGACACTCATTGAAATATAG
- a CDS encoding DUF4296 domain-containing protein produces MKKIATILLALSLLYWISRSSFTTTHHPPTTIINETVFVHIVRDLELLDSWLYYSYYTPETIELLRHQNHQKILALYKVEPEAFQASIRYYLEEVRAMKIYEKVYLALEALSS; encoded by the coding sequence ATGAAAAAAATAGCTACTATTCTTTTAGCATTGTCCCTATTATACTGGATAAGCAGGTCATCATTTACAACGACCCACCATCCACCCACCACTATAATCAACGAAACAGTCTTTGTCCATATAGTAAGGGATCTAGAACTACTCGATAGCTGGTTATACTATAGCTATTATACTCCAGAAACCATAGAGCTATTGCGGCATCAAAACCATCAAAAAATTTTAGCGTTATATAAAGTCGAGCCAGAAGCTTTTCAAGCCAGTATAAGGTATTATTTAGAAGAGGTTAGGGCAATGAAGATATATGAAAAAGTTTATCTAGCTTTAGAGGCCTTATCTAGTTAG
- a CDS encoding DUF3822 family protein, with translation MEVFPKKILSVVHPSKFNFDKSINYHLSINIGHGLIKICCIERTTQACLLLGIYALPLDKNHPSYVKSLEQLYNQDFFLIKKNWCSVTLSISNQKFTLLPHLLLSTKDLSTYMHVACGVDPNDEVISFTHALAKVSVVFAENAIVLDWFRKRYTGSNFHIIHQSNAIIEGCQLECLSKAELFVWLAEDYLYIVVHNKRQLLYCNAFAYKTSDDFLSYLSAVIQVMQLERTSCALLVGGWIEKRSLAYRQLKAYIPRTTLKTKINFLHSNSYVCKASGTSPMLYFDLISGFLCHTHSSAWQ, from the coding sequence ATGGAAGTATTCCCCAAAAAAATTCTTTCTGTTGTTCATCCAAGCAAATTTAACTTCGATAAAAGTATCAACTACCACTTGTCTATTAATATAGGTCATGGTTTGATTAAGATATGTTGTATAGAACGCACTACCCAAGCGTGTTTATTACTGGGCATATATGCACTGCCGCTCGATAAAAACCACCCAAGCTATGTCAAGAGTTTAGAGCAATTGTACAATCAAGATTTTTTTTTGATTAAAAAAAACTGGTGTTCTGTTACTTTATCTATTTCTAATCAAAAATTTACCTTGTTGCCTCATTTATTGCTCAGCACAAAAGATTTGTCTACCTATATGCATGTTGCTTGTGGTGTAGACCCAAACGATGAAGTGATCTCCTTTACCCATGCATTGGCAAAAGTATCGGTTGTCTTTGCAGAAAATGCTATTGTATTAGATTGGTTTAGAAAACGTTATACAGGTAGTAATTTTCATATTATCCACCAGTCAAATGCCATTATAGAAGGATGCCAGCTAGAATGCCTATCTAAAGCAGAATTATTTGTCTGGTTGGCAGAGGACTATTTGTATATAGTAGTCCATAATAAAAGACAACTACTCTATTGCAATGCGTTTGCTTATAAAACATCCGATGACTTTTTAAGTTATCTATCGGCTGTCATCCAGGTGATGCAGTTAGAACGTACTTCTTGCGCATTACTAGTGGGTGGATGGATTGAAAAGCGGTCATTGGCCTATCGTCAGTTGAAAGCCTATATTCCAAGAACCACCTTAAAAACAAAGATTAACTTTTTACACTCAAATTCATATGTTTGTAAAGCCAGTGGCACTTCACCTATGTTGTACTTTGATTTGATAAGCGGTTTTCTTTGTCATACCCATAGCAGCGCATGGCAATAA
- the tsaB gene encoding tRNA (adenosine(37)-N6)-threonylcarbamoyltransferase complex dimerization subunit type 1 TsaB, whose translation MAVLLVTARIFSQNFLHMSLILSIETATAVCSVALHHGGKLIAHTDLFMERSHAEHLMPIIADLLKNSHYERKSLAAIALSSGPGSYTGLRIGTAVGKGLCYGLDIPLIAVGTLEAMAYGMRPFVDPDTLLCPVIDARRNAIYTLIADQTGQIKCPTHVALLDDKAYRDTLPDKPLFFFGDGTQKCKAFLMEHRNIRFIEQVVPSATQIGYLAFAKFQQQFWENIASYTPYYLSQFQEK comes from the coding sequence ATGGCTGTACTATTGGTAACGGCGCGTATCTTTAGCCAAAATTTTCTACATATGTCCCTTATTTTAAGCATTGAAACCGCCACAGCTGTTTGTTCCGTTGCGTTACACCATGGAGGTAAACTTATAGCACATACCGATCTTTTCATGGAGCGTTCCCATGCGGAACATTTGATGCCTATTATAGCAGATTTATTAAAAAACAGTCATTATGAACGCAAATCATTGGCCGCCATAGCCCTATCTAGCGGCCCTGGTTCATATACTGGGTTACGGATTGGCACTGCAGTAGGGAAAGGCCTTTGTTATGGCTTAGACATTCCACTTATTGCAGTTGGCACATTAGAAGCCATGGCATATGGCATGCGCCCATTTGTAGATCCGGATACCCTATTATGTCCAGTCATTGATGCGAGGCGCAACGCTATTTATACCCTTATAGCAGACCAAACAGGGCAAATCAAATGCCCTACCCATGTAGCGCTATTGGATGATAAAGCGTATAGAGATACGCTACCGGACAAACCTTTGTTTTTTTTTGGGGATGGTACGCAAAAATGTAAAGCATTCCTTATGGAACACCGTAATATTCGTTTTATAGAACAGGTTGTTCCTTCTGCTACACAAATAGGCTATTTGGCTTTTGCTAAGTTTCAACAACAGTTTTGGGAAAATATAGCCAGTTATACGCCTTATTATTTAAGCCAGTTTCAAGAAAAATAA
- a CDS encoding outer membrane beta-barrel protein translates to MKGIKKNLVAGALACGAAFNAHNAHAEVSRFSYGPKVGLSFSPYAMYPEGVKIDSKAVSHSFFDTPFVHVSFDARCNLSDYIGVGLGVGYIKKGATLTAEQEKDQQTEEDSKTTPSVNATTHNIDVPLYLCIFPTGNPDGEDFFTIKLGGSVHIPILATYRSNDKEVKLNDNQKKEEASFNMGVNIDLEYQFADLGVYLGVGYRMGLMNAFNLDKDKDKEQTIFSNTSGLKDLKIHTATVSLGYNIATFFAN, encoded by the coding sequence ATGAAAGGAATAAAAAAAAATTTGGTGGCAGGTGCCTTAGCTTGTGGTGCTGCGTTTAATGCACATAATGCACATGCGGAAGTAAGCCGGTTCAGTTATGGTCCTAAGGTTGGCCTAAGTTTCTCTCCTTATGCAATGTACCCAGAAGGTGTTAAAATTGACAGCAAGGCAGTATCCCATAGTTTCTTTGATACTCCATTTGTACATGTAAGCTTTGATGCTAGATGTAATTTATCAGATTATATAGGCGTTGGGTTAGGCGTTGGTTATATCAAGAAAGGTGCTACGTTAACAGCGGAACAAGAAAAAGACCAACAAACTGAAGAAGATAGTAAGACTACGCCATCTGTTAATGCAACTACCCATAATATTGATGTTCCACTCTATTTGTGTATTTTCCCAACTGGTAATCCGGATGGAGAAGATTTTTTTACAATTAAGCTAGGTGGCTCTGTTCATATCCCAATTTTAGCAACCTATAGAAGTAATGATAAAGAGGTAAAATTGAATGATAATCAAAAAAAGGAGGAAGCTAGTTTTAATATGGGTGTTAACATTGATCTTGAATATCAATTCGCTGATTTGGGTGTCTATCTCGGAGTTGGGTATCGCATGGGACTTATGAATGCGTTTAATTTAGATAAAGATAAAGATAAAGAACAAACTATATTCTCGAATACTAGTGGGTTAAAAGATCTTAAAATACACACTGCAACTGTAAGTCTAGGTTATAATATTGCCACTTTTTTTGCCAACTAA
- the radA gene encoding DNA repair protein RadA — MAYVCTNCGLEYVKWQGKCDACKEWNKLAEFSTKGSTKHGKKHRPTSHPKRLDEIQEITHQRLCAADAELNRVLGGGIVPGALVLLGGEPGIGKSTLLLQMALQFKAGKVLYVSGEETENQIKIRASRLGFSSSSCLLLQACVLEQILEHATNLEPTVLVIDSIQTLYTEEEEGTIGSINQIKACTTRLLHYAKHSNVALFLIGHINKDGALAGPKLLEHMVDTVLQFEGDKPCLYRMVRTIKNRFGPTSELGIYEMKVSGLHGVQNPSSMLLSGQDYTLSGIAIGSCVEGTRPLMLEMQALVTTTRYGNPQRNATGYDPRRLNMLLAVLEKRTGLRLHDCDVFLNSTGGLRVDDTALDLAVCMAVVSALKDKVIASFKCFIAEVGLGGELRRVQRMEYRIAEAEKLGFKEVYIAAQQQQLSKSFGIKINLISNLKDLIPQLN; from the coding sequence ATGGCATATGTTTGTACAAACTGTGGGCTTGAATATGTTAAATGGCAAGGAAAATGTGACGCTTGTAAGGAATGGAATAAATTAGCCGAATTTTCCACCAAAGGCAGCACGAAACATGGTAAAAAGCACAGACCTACTAGCCATCCTAAAAGATTAGATGAAATTCAAGAAATTACACATCAACGATTGTGCGCTGCAGATGCAGAACTCAATAGGGTACTGGGTGGAGGCATTGTGCCAGGTGCGTTGGTGTTATTAGGCGGTGAGCCTGGTATTGGAAAATCAACGCTTTTGCTCCAAATGGCGCTACAGTTCAAAGCGGGTAAGGTGCTATATGTGTCTGGAGAAGAAACAGAAAATCAAATTAAAATACGTGCTTCTCGTCTAGGCTTCTCTTCATCAAGCTGCTTGTTACTCCAAGCATGCGTATTAGAACAGATCCTCGAACATGCAACTAATTTGGAGCCAACCGTATTGGTGATAGATTCTATTCAAACTTTATATACTGAGGAAGAGGAAGGCACCATAGGAAGCATCAACCAAATTAAAGCTTGTACGACCCGATTGTTACATTACGCCAAGCATTCGAACGTGGCCTTATTTTTAATAGGGCACATCAATAAGGATGGCGCTTTAGCAGGCCCCAAACTGCTAGAGCATATGGTCGATACGGTATTACAGTTTGAGGGGGATAAACCATGTTTATATAGAATGGTGCGAACCATAAAGAATAGATTTGGCCCCACATCAGAATTAGGCATATATGAGATGAAAGTAAGTGGCCTGCATGGTGTACAAAACCCCTCTTCCATGCTACTTTCCGGGCAAGACTATACTTTAAGTGGCATAGCGATTGGCTCGTGTGTAGAGGGAACTAGACCACTCATGCTTGAAATGCAGGCATTGGTAACCACAACCAGGTATGGAAATCCTCAACGCAATGCTACAGGCTATGACCCCAGACGATTAAATATGTTACTAGCTGTATTAGAAAAACGAACAGGTCTTCGGCTACATGATTGTGATGTATTTTTAAATAGTACAGGAGGGCTTAGGGTAGATGATACCGCACTAGATTTGGCGGTTTGTATGGCGGTTGTAAGCGCTCTAAAAGATAAGGTAATTGCAAGTTTTAAATGCTTTATAGCAGAAGTAGGACTAGGCGGTGAACTTAGACGTGTACAAAGAATGGAATATAGAATCGCAGAAGCAGAAAAACTCGGCTTTAAAGAAGTATATATAGCTGCGCAGCAGCAACAACTTTCTAAATCTTTTGGTATAAAAATTAACTTGATAAGCAACCTAAAAGATTTGATTCCACAGCTAAATTAA
- a CDS encoding biotin--[acetyl-CoA-carboxylase] ligase: MFIDYIPMDDHLFNNTTQLNMPFDRASFYYTSCASTNDMAQKYLLHAAEGTIFISEHQYQGRGQRGSTWTSESGKNILFSFILYPTWLALGAVFALNIVTSLAIYEVLIGYLQVAIKWPNDIYYLDQKLGGMLIETHIGERHKIKTAIIGIGLNVNQLYFESSKRTSLAIQKGTVLDRALLVTQIMDAFGRYYARLQNGTFHLLWEQYIHILYRNRGFHKFATMHGSLEARIVTVNKLGELVIATRDGNQYSYKAKEIIFV; encoded by the coding sequence ATGTTTATAGACTATATTCCCATGGATGATCACCTATTCAATAATACTACTCAACTCAATATGCCTTTTGATAGGGCTTCATTTTATTATACAAGCTGTGCTTCTACCAATGATATGGCCCAAAAATATCTGCTACATGCGGCAGAAGGAACCATTTTTATTTCAGAGCATCAGTATCAAGGAAGAGGACAACGGGGTAGTACTTGGACATCGGAATCGGGTAAAAATATTCTTTTTTCGTTTATCTTATATCCAACATGGTTAGCGCTAGGTGCGGTTTTTGCCTTGAATATTGTTACCAGTTTAGCCATTTATGAGGTACTTATAGGTTACTTGCAGGTGGCTATAAAATGGCCCAATGATATCTACTACTTAGACCAGAAATTGGGTGGTATGCTTATTGAAACCCATATAGGAGAGCGGCATAAGATCAAAACAGCTATAATCGGTATTGGCTTAAATGTCAATCAACTCTATTTTGAATCTTCCAAACGCACTTCCTTAGCCATACAAAAAGGCACTGTGCTGGATAGGGCGTTACTAGTCACCCAGATCATGGATGCCTTTGGTAGGTATTATGCGCGGCTACAAAATGGAACCTTCCATTTGCTTTGGGAGCAGTATATTCATATACTCTACCGAAACAGAGGATTTCATAAATTTGCAACCATGCATGGATCGTTGGAAGCACGTATTGTAACCGTCAATAAGCTAGGAGAGTTGGTAATCGCAACACGTGATGGCAACCAATATAGCTATAAAGCCAAAGAAATTATTTTTGTGTAA
- the truB gene encoding tRNA pseudouridine(55) synthase TruB: MYQPSNEFSEAIFMVDKPLGWTSFDVVKKVRHALNIKKIGHAGTLDPLATGLLLLCSGRQTKNISSIQALDKVYTGQIVLGKTTPSMDLETPFDSLSSYDHITEEMVITAAATFVGSIMQIPPIYSAVKVDGKRAYQIARKGEAVVLTPRAVMIRSFLITKIELPFIAFKVVCSKGTYIRQLAHDLGKKLGVGAYLHSLCRTQIGNYCLDKAYSLERLLQSNSVSIYKRGS, from the coding sequence ATGTATCAACCGTCAAACGAATTTTCCGAGGCTATTTTTATGGTAGATAAACCTTTGGGTTGGACCTCCTTTGATGTGGTCAAAAAGGTTCGTCATGCTTTAAACATAAAAAAAATAGGTCATGCAGGTACCTTGGATCCGCTGGCTACAGGGTTACTTTTATTATGTAGTGGTAGGCAAACTAAAAACATTAGTAGTATTCAAGCATTGGATAAGGTGTATACTGGCCAAATTGTGCTTGGTAAAACGACGCCATCTATGGATTTAGAAACACCCTTTGATAGTCTATCTAGTTATGATCATATCACCGAGGAGATGGTCATAACTGCTGCTGCTACTTTTGTTGGATCTATCATGCAAATACCACCTATTTATTCAGCCGTTAAGGTAGATGGAAAAAGGGCCTATCAAATAGCTAGAAAAGGAGAAGCAGTTGTCCTAACCCCACGTGCCGTAATGATCCGTTCCTTCCTTATTACGAAGATTGAGCTGCCATTCATTGCTTTCAAAGTGGTTTGCAGCAAAGGAACCTATATTCGACAACTGGCTCATGACTTAGGGAAAAAACTAGGCGTTGGAGCCTATTTGCATAGCTTATGTCGAACCCAAATAGGTAATTATTGTTTGGATAAGGCCTATAGCTTAGAAAGATTATTGCAAAGCAATAGTGTATCTATTTACAAGCGTGGTTCATAA
- a CDS encoding C2H2-type zinc finger protein: protein MYQHVNVVKNKFCSKNLYYFFIVYYLLLVCSIYGCSAQQVNNVRVELTSKYCNYNVDPIRIEDSTNHKTHEFDHSQIEYVVVEKRLTINNDLRNIRDKYKIFCRNGSSLDGVMLNLDPDKAMSVESTLELLKSKCPPNLILECMLCILSESDKVLQGLAISDIDRDTPKECNICKKLTSLCTSVERFQNSCLYFCKLITADHPESDSRHIEVQSSYGDAPEAYPDYGDETDSDYLEHNDDETASKVDERTPPRIGVKKKSSSQLHNSSPRKSYSLRSKSSNKRSELVDIKTLKVKKGNRKIHSAPSKSLGRKKTSRNKAGEYKCGYNDCYKQFTHKWKLDRHKKFHDEERNWKCDQCDQKFKTEGHLKEHIKRHNPTKTLKCKHCEKNFKVESDLIRHQKIHNTKNTYSCSVNGCSYKTNVQRYLKVHIKGHENREWK, encoded by the coding sequence ATGTACCAGCACGTTAATGTAGTAAAAAATAAATTTTGTAGCAAGAATTTATACTATTTTTTTATTGTTTATTATTTATTGTTGGTGTGTTCCATATATGGTTGTAGTGCACAGCAAGTTAATAATGTTCGGGTAGAGTTAACATCCAAGTACTGTAACTATAATGTCGATCCAATACGTATTGAAGATTCTACTAACCATAAGACTCATGAATTTGACCATAGCCAGATTGAATACGTGGTTGTAGAAAAACGATTAACAATAAATAATGATCTGCGGAATATTCGTGATAAATATAAAATATTCTGTCGTAATGGTTCTAGCCTTGATGGGGTAATGCTAAATCTGGATCCAGATAAGGCTATGTCTGTGGAATCAACATTAGAATTACTTAAAAGTAAATGTCCGCCTAATTTAATACTAGAATGTATGCTATGTATTCTATCTGAAAGCGATAAGGTTTTACAAGGCCTTGCAATATCTGATATAGATCGTGATACTCCAAAAGAGTGTAATATTTGTAAGAAGCTTACATCCCTGTGTACGTCAGTGGAACGTTTTCAGAATAGTTGTTTATACTTTTGTAAACTAATTACAGCAGATCACCCTGAATCAGATAGTAGGCATATAGAAGTTCAATCAAGCTATGGTGATGCCCCAGAGGCTTACCCAGACTATGGTGATGAAACAGACTCTGACTATTTAGAACATAATGATGATGAGACAGCGTCAAAAGTAGATGAGCGCACACCTCCAAGAATAGGTGTAAAAAAGAAATCATCTTCACAGCTTCACAATTCTTCCCCAAGGAAATCATATTCATTGCGCTCGAAGTCTTCTAATAAGAGGAGTGAATTAGTAGATATAAAAACGCTAAAAGTAAAAAAAGGCAATAGGAAAATTCACAGCGCACCTAGCAAGTCGCTAGGTAGAAAAAAAACATCCCGCAATAAAGCTGGAGAATACAAGTGTGGGTATAATGATTGTTATAAACAATTCACACACAAATGGAAGTTAGATAGACACAAAAAATTCCACGATGAAGAAAGAAATTGGAAGTGCGATCAATGTGATCAAAAATTCAAAACAGAGGGTCACCTAAAAGAGCATATTAAGCGTCACAATCCAACAAAAACATTAAAATGTAAGCATTGTGAGAAAAATTTTAAGGTAGAATCTGACTTAATACGCCATCAAAAAATTCACAATACAAAAAACACCTACAGCTGTAGTGTTAATGGATGTTCTTATAAAACCAATGTTCAACGTTACTTAAAAGTCCATATAAAAGGACACGAAAATCGAGAGTGGAAATAA
- a CDS encoding AAA family ATPase, whose product MKEREKEIKIDKMMRKIDALPIGYSDVERVIRTGYYVDKTRYAQELIEKENPVFIARPRRFGKSLFINTLATICSGEKEIFKDCYIGQPENGYEWRKYPVIDLDFSRLTNDTPEELKESIKKALKEIAFLYELKIEDQTVKGTLQDLIMKLMNLQCISASSEIRSSDYESKIVVLIDEYDAPIVHLTKGSDLEKSNIKVMKDFFMTLKSFNKYFQLTLITGVSKFSLSDVFSGTNHLKDITIDASADAMFGYTQQEIVIIFSKNLEDIAKKWSIKENKNITPSEVMGEITTYYNGYKFYEDGLSVYNPWSTLRFLDAGKLENYWYESGSPSLLINQMLVDPDRFDFQSDNLQMEATRDDLMYTGSRSEIGLKSLMFQTGYLTIHNYDDSTGLYILKFPNKEIEASFQKSIKSSLEKSVKDYFIQERDKIRSALANKKIEMFIEHINTAFATLPYYIDTKQEKQYHSNLHMLLQGLGFLGGRKMHMHSESVSSQGRSDIVLESETAIYIIEIKYRSSGKIALAQIKANGYYKPYLLRQKSIILLGINFNEETRMIDNWAYEIHEEHLKQ is encoded by the coding sequence ATGAAAGAGAGAGAAAAAGAAATCAAAATAGATAAAATGATGCGTAAGATAGATGCACTGCCTATTGGCTATTCAGATGTTGAAAGGGTTATTAGAACAGGCTATTATGTAGATAAAACCCGATATGCACAAGAGCTAATAGAAAAAGAAAATCCTGTATTTATAGCTCGTCCTCGTAGATTTGGGAAATCACTGTTTATCAATACACTGGCTACTATATGTAGCGGAGAAAAAGAAATTTTTAAAGATTGCTATATAGGTCAACCAGAAAATGGATATGAGTGGAGGAAATATCCGGTGATTGATTTAGATTTTTCCAGATTAACCAATGATACACCTGAGGAACTAAAAGAATCCATCAAGAAAGCTTTAAAAGAAATAGCATTTCTATATGAATTAAAAATAGAGGACCAAACGGTCAAAGGTACTTTGCAGGATTTAATCATGAAGTTAATGAATCTACAATGTATCAGTGCAAGTAGTGAAATTAGGTCATCTGACTATGAGTCTAAAATAGTAGTACTTATAGACGAATACGATGCGCCTATAGTTCATCTAACCAAAGGCTCAGATCTAGAAAAATCCAATATCAAAGTCATGAAAGATTTCTTTATGACTTTAAAGTCCTTCAACAAATATTTTCAACTCACCTTGATCACTGGTGTAAGCAAATTTAGTTTATCGGATGTATTTTCAGGGACCAATCATTTAAAAGATATCACCATTGATGCATCTGCTGATGCCATGTTTGGTTATACCCAGCAAGAAATCGTAATCATATTCTCAAAAAACTTAGAAGATATTGCTAAAAAATGGAGTATAAAAGAAAATAAAAACATAACTCCATCAGAAGTAATGGGAGAGATTACAACCTATTATAATGGATATAAGTTTTATGAAGATGGCTTAAGTGTATATAACCCCTGGTCTACGCTAAGATTTTTAGATGCTGGTAAACTAGAAAACTACTGGTACGAATCCGGTAGCCCAAGTTTACTCATTAATCAGATGTTAGTAGATCCTGATAGGTTTGACTTTCAGTCAGATAATCTCCAAATGGAGGCCACTAGGGATGATCTAATGTATACAGGCAGTAGGAGTGAAATTGGTTTAAAGTCTCTAATGTTTCAAACGGGGTATTTAACTATTCATAATTATGATGACTCTACTGGGCTATACATCCTAAAATTCCCTAACAAAGAAATAGAAGCTTCTTTTCAGAAAAGTATAAAGTCCAGTTTAGAAAAAAGCGTAAAAGATTATTTCATACAAGAGCGAGATAAAATTAGAAGCGCATTAGCTAATAAAAAAATTGAGATGTTTATAGAACATATCAATACAGCTTTTGCCACTCTTCCGTACTACATCGACACAAAGCAAGAGAAACAGTACCATAGCAATCTACATATGCTGCTGCAAGGCTTGGGATTTCTAGGAGGTAGGAAAATGCATATGCATAGCGAATCCGTTTCTAGCCAAGGTAGATCAGATATCGTTCTAGAATCAGAAACAGCGATTTACATTATAGAGATAAAGTATAGATCCAGCGGCAAAATAGCCTTAGCACAAATCAAAGCAAATGGCTATTATAAACCTTACTTACTCCGGCAAAAATCCATTATACTACTAGGCATAAATTTCAATGAGGAAACCAGAATGATAGATAACTGGGCATACGAAATACATGAAGAGCATCTAAAACAATAA
- the accD gene encoding acetyl-CoA carboxylase, carboxyltransferase subunit beta, translating to MSLINDNLSWFRRKKKGILTPSSAKKESPDGLWVKTPKGKIIHSRVLQENLHVVPDDGHHLPIGSKEYFSILFDENRFTELNATFRSADPLQFIDNRPYTERLKQAEAQTDLTDAIRTAYGEIHNLPLAIACMDFTFIGGSMGSVVGEKIAQLINHCLAHQMPLLIISKSGGARMMEGSFSLMQMAKTAAKLLQLAQAKIPYISLLTDPTTGGVSASYAMLGDINMAEPGALIGFAGPRVIRETVGKELPKGFQTAEFLLAHGFLDMIVDRRKLKETLALLLKMLA from the coding sequence ATGAGTTTAATAAACGACAACCTAAGTTGGTTTAGGCGCAAAAAGAAAGGCATTCTAACCCCTAGTTCTGCCAAAAAAGAGTCACCTGATGGACTGTGGGTAAAAACCCCAAAAGGCAAGATTATACACAGCAGGGTATTACAAGAAAACTTACACGTTGTGCCCGATGATGGCCATCATTTACCGATTGGTTCTAAAGAGTATTTTTCCATTCTATTTGATGAAAACCGTTTTACGGAACTCAATGCAACCTTTCGATCAGCAGATCCCCTGCAATTTATAGACAACAGGCCTTATACAGAGCGACTCAAGCAAGCAGAAGCACAAACAGATTTAACGGATGCCATTCGAACGGCTTATGGGGAGATCCATAACCTACCACTGGCCATTGCCTGCATGGATTTTACATTTATTGGGGGTTCCATGGGTAGTGTAGTAGGCGAAAAAATAGCCCAATTGATTAATCACTGTTTAGCGCATCAAATGCCTCTATTGATTATCTCTAAGTCTGGTGGTGCCCGCATGATGGAAGGCAGTTTTTCATTGATGCAAATGGCCAAAACAGCTGCCAAGTTATTACAACTAGCGCAAGCTAAAATTCCTTATATTTCGCTACTAACCGATCCAACTACAGGGGGTGTAAGCGCCTCCTATGCGATGCTAGGGGACATCAATATGGCTGAACCAGGCGCACTAATTGGTTTTGCAGGTCCACGTGTGATTCGAGAAACTGTGGGGAAAGAACTGCCAAAAGGCTTTCAAACCGCAGAGTTTTTATTGGCACATGGCTTCTTAGATATGATTGTAGATAGACGCAAGTTAAAGGAAACCCTTGCCTTACTTCTGAAAATGCTGGCGTAG